A stretch of the Glutamicibacter sp. JL.03c genome encodes the following:
- a CDS encoding proline dehydrogenase family protein, producing MLIPPEELELAADNLRALALDERLKAQVMATPALARIAHRISQRYLAGDTIDSAFAQVAQITARGHRSSIECVGESIRDSDVAEAETGIFLGIAERLKSSKTSTTLSFDLSHLGSAIDPELGLRNALRVARAAREAGTYLMISAEGSDRTDLVLELWERLTCDFPETGITLQARLSRTPQDLVRVLELQAGPVRLVKGAFQEPLDTAMARNDPGLADRYAQLAGALISSGRRTNIATHDARLIRRLQEEHGAALLSPQLEFEMLQGLGTQQLDALREEGFSTREYAVFGPEYWLYVLNRLAEDPQRIMLAVADLQLSQMAAQGSSRSAN from the coding sequence ATGCTCATTCCACCTGAAGAACTCGAATTGGCCGCAGATAATCTGCGTGCATTGGCTTTGGACGAACGGCTCAAGGCACAAGTCATGGCTACGCCGGCTTTGGCCAGGATTGCGCACCGGATCTCGCAACGATACCTGGCCGGGGACACCATCGACTCTGCCTTCGCCCAGGTCGCCCAGATCACGGCGCGAGGGCATCGCAGCAGCATCGAATGCGTGGGCGAATCGATTCGGGATAGCGACGTCGCCGAGGCGGAAACCGGAATATTTCTGGGCATCGCGGAACGCTTGAAGAGTTCGAAAACCAGTACGACCTTGAGCTTCGATCTCTCGCATCTCGGTTCCGCTATTGATCCCGAGCTGGGATTGCGCAATGCATTGCGCGTCGCCCGAGCCGCGCGCGAAGCGGGAACCTACCTGATGATTTCGGCGGAAGGATCGGATCGCACCGACCTGGTGCTGGAGCTCTGGGAGAGGCTGACCTGCGATTTTCCGGAAACGGGCATTACCTTGCAGGCTCGCCTATCGCGAACACCGCAGGATCTCGTGCGCGTCCTGGAGCTTCAGGCAGGCCCCGTCCGGCTGGTCAAGGGGGCCTTCCAAGAGCCGCTGGACACGGCCATGGCGCGCAACGATCCAGGCCTGGCCGACAGGTACGCGCAGCTGGCCGGAGCGCTAATCTCCTCAGGCAGGCGGACAAATATTGCCACCCACGATGCGCGGCTGATCCGCAGGCTTCAAGAGGAACACGGAGCGGCGTTGCTATCGCCGCAGTTGGAATTCGAGATGCTCCAGGGCCTCGGTACGCAGCAGCTGGACGCGTTGCGCGAGGAGGGTTTCTCCACACGGGAATACGCGGTTTTCGGGCCAGAATACTGGCTGTACGTGCTGAACCG
- a CDS encoding helix-turn-helix domain-containing protein encodes MAANLPIPDDSEFWHDPQFPELESRRSCQKISCYRPHAHQRFSIGIIDEGETDFSGHDGQQATLVPGDVIVIPRDHLHACNPKNGYWRYQMIHADQSWISRLAPISAQDLFWGIRIFRAPELYELMNAFNQQLFAGMGKRSVEQSLGSMLSVVQSLAPVFEALPPGTGPRDARLLPVLHRLGNDAAAPKLDELALLAGLSKYQLIRLMHSSTGFTPIAWRHNQLVNRSRELLRSGASIAQTAAELGFSDQSHFHRVFRSHVAAAPGKYRAPLQYRSRP; translated from the coding sequence TTGGCAGCCAATCTGCCAATCCCGGACGACTCCGAATTCTGGCATGACCCTCAGTTCCCGGAATTGGAGTCGCGGCGTTCGTGCCAAAAAATTTCCTGCTACCGGCCGCATGCCCATCAACGTTTTTCAATCGGGATCATCGACGAAGGCGAAACCGATTTCTCCGGGCATGACGGGCAGCAGGCAACTCTGGTCCCTGGTGACGTGATCGTCATTCCGCGCGATCACCTCCATGCCTGTAATCCGAAAAATGGCTACTGGCGATACCAGATGATTCATGCAGACCAATCATGGATTTCCCGGCTTGCACCAATCTCAGCGCAGGATCTGTTCTGGGGCATCCGGATATTCAGGGCGCCGGAGCTCTATGAATTGATGAACGCCTTTAACCAGCAGCTGTTTGCCGGGATGGGAAAGCGGTCCGTTGAGCAGTCGCTGGGATCCATGCTTTCCGTCGTGCAGTCCCTGGCCCCGGTCTTCGAGGCGCTCCCGCCGGGGACAGGGCCCCGCGATGCGCGGTTGCTTCCGGTCCTGCACCGATTGGGCAACGATGCTGCGGCCCCGAAGCTGGACGAGCTGGCACTGCTCGCCGGCTTGAGCAAGTATCAGCTGATACGTCTCATGCACAGCAGTACCGGCTTCACCCCAATCGCGTGGAGGCATAACCAGCTGGTGAACCGTTCACGCGAACTCTTGCGCTCGGGAGCCTCGATAGCGCAAACCGCGGCAGAACTGGGCTTCTCAGACCAGAGCCACTTTCACCGAGTCTTTCGCTCGCACGTCGCAGCGGCCCCCGGAAAGTACCGGGCACCGCTGCAATATCGTTCAAGACCGTAG
- a CDS encoding heat shock protein transcriptional repressor HspR, producing MNGEYLRPVFVISVAAQLADMHPQTLRQYDRIGLVSPSRQSGKQRRYSQRDVSLLRQVQALSKDGVSLEGIKRILDLQNQVAYLQTEVNDLRNELSAVRQGQTRIFAAGTSGGDVVSLARGMRPERREPTVTLFTARRAIGR from the coding sequence GTGAACGGGGAGTACCTGCGACCTGTCTTCGTCATTTCCGTCGCCGCTCAACTGGCAGATATGCACCCGCAGACGCTACGCCAGTATGACCGGATCGGCTTGGTGTCGCCGAGCCGCCAATCGGGCAAGCAGCGCCGCTACTCGCAGCGCGATGTGTCCCTGCTCCGCCAAGTCCAGGCGTTGAGCAAAGATGGTGTCTCCCTCGAGGGCATCAAGCGGATCCTTGATCTGCAAAACCAGGTCGCCTACCTGCAAACCGAGGTCAACGACCTGCGCAACGAACTCAGCGCAGTGCGCCAAGGCCAAACCCGAATTTTCGCCGCCGGAACTTCCGGTGGCGACGTGGTGTCCTTGGCTCGCGGCATGCGTCCGGAACGACGCGAACCAACCGTCACGCTGTTCACCGCCCGCCGCGCGATCGGCCGCTAG